From a single Bacillota bacterium genomic region:
- a CDS encoding 2'-5' RNA ligase family protein, whose protein sequence is MDVFLVARPQGRLLGMALEVQEALNRRYKLYDHTLPPLHLTLARITAGDDVNFTRAIECIGRVVSRTSPFNIEARGYLRFGAPHLAVGIAVLAKEPLVSLREALAMELKEQMVNVNSQEWRPHITLVSATFSNSSWGEAEWLSAYDCALEFPLVAECPVSELELWYPEYVPQVKSLAGFTLGVGRKQGRDTPQQ, encoded by the coding sequence GTGGATGTTTTTCTCGTGGCGCGTCCTCAGGGCAGGCTGCTCGGCATGGCTCTAGAGGTGCAAGAGGCCCTCAACCGTCGTTACAAGCTCTATGACCACACCTTGCCGCCCCTACATCTTACGTTAGCCCGCATCACTGCAGGTGACGACGTAAATTTCACGCGGGCCATAGAGTGCATTGGCCGGGTTGTGAGCCGCACATCCCCCTTCAATATTGAGGCGCGGGGGTACTTGCGCTTTGGCGCGCCTCACTTAGCGGTAGGTATTGCCGTGCTAGCTAAGGAGCCCCTCGTCTCCCTGCGCGAGGCCCTCGCGATGGAGCTCAAGGAGCAAATGGTGAACGTGAACAGTCAAGAGTGGAGGCCTCACATTACCCTGGTCTCAGCGACCTTTAGCAATAGTTCTTGGGGGGAGGCAGAGTGGTTATCTGCCTATGACTGTGCACTAGAGTTCCCTCTGGTGGCAGAATGCCCAGTCAGCGAGTTAGAGCTGTGGTACCCCGAATATGTGCCTCAAGTTAAGTCGCTGGCAGGCTTCACGCTGGGAGTGGGTCGTAAACAGGGGAGGGACACTCCGCAGCAATAA
- the groL gene encoding chaperonin GroEL (60 kDa chaperone family; promotes refolding of misfolded polypeptides especially under stressful conditions; forms two stacked rings of heptamers to form a barrel-shaped 14mer; ends can be capped by GroES; misfolded proteins enter the barrel where they are refolded when GroES binds) translates to MAKKIIFNEDARRALQRGVDALADAVKVTLGPKGRNVVLEKKFGAPLITNDGVTIAREVELEDPFENMGAQLVKEVATKTQDVAGDGTTTATLLAQSIVREGLKNVTAGANPMGIKKGIEKAVEAVVAHIKELSSPVADSAAIAQVASISAGDEEIGRLIAAAMDKVGKDGVITVEESKTFGTELEVVEGMEFDRGYVSPYMVTDAEKMEAVLEDPFILITDRKISAIHDILPVLEKLVQRGKPLLIIAEDVEGEALATLVVNKLRGTFTCVAVKAPGFGDRRKALLSDIAVLTQGQVISEELGLELKSTDITMLGRARQVRIGKEETVIVDGHGSKEEIVKRVNQIKVQIEESTSDFDKEKLQERLAKLSGGVAVIRVGAATEVEMKEKKLRIEDALSATRAAVEEGIVPGGGITLLSSIAALDAIEATGDVKTGVDIIRRALEEPVRQIASNAGLEGSVIVGKAKEQKVGFGLDAQNGTWVDMRAAGIVDPAKVVRSALQNAASIAALILTTETLIADKPEPKSASMPNPGMGGMDMM, encoded by the coding sequence ATGGCTAAAAAGATTATTTTCAATGAAGATGCCCGCCGTGCTCTGCAACGTGGCGTTGACGCTTTGGCCGATGCGGTAAAAGTAACGCTTGGTCCTAAGGGTCGTAACGTTGTTCTTGAAAAGAAGTTCGGGGCCCCCCTCATCACTAATGATGGCGTGACCATTGCCCGCGAAGTAGAGCTAGAAGACCCCTTCGAGAACATGGGCGCACAACTCGTTAAAGAAGTAGCTACCAAGACCCAGGACGTAGCTGGCGACGGCACGACCACGGCCACTCTTCTGGCGCAATCCATCGTGCGCGAGGGCCTCAAGAACGTCACTGCTGGTGCTAACCCCATGGGCATTAAGAAGGGCATCGAGAAGGCCGTAGAAGCCGTTGTAGCCCACATTAAAGAATTGTCCTCTCCAGTTGCCGACAGCGCCGCGATTGCCCAAGTGGCCTCCATTTCCGCTGGTGACGAAGAAATCGGCCGTCTAATTGCCGCAGCCATGGACAAAGTTGGCAAGGACGGCGTTATCACCGTTGAAGAATCAAAGACCTTCGGCACCGAGCTCGAAGTAGTAGAAGGTATGGAGTTTGACCGTGGCTACGTTTCGCCTTACATGGTCACCGATGCCGAAAAGATGGAAGCCGTGCTTGAAGACCCCTTCATATTGATCACCGATCGTAAGATCAGTGCTATACATGACATCCTCCCCGTGCTAGAAAAGCTTGTGCAACGCGGCAAGCCCCTACTCATTATCGCCGAAGACGTAGAAGGCGAAGCGCTTGCTACTCTCGTTGTCAACAAGCTCCGTGGCACGTTCACTTGCGTTGCCGTCAAGGCACCTGGCTTTGGCGATCGCCGCAAGGCCCTGCTCTCCGACATCGCTGTGCTTACACAGGGCCAAGTTATCTCTGAAGAGCTCGGTCTTGAGCTTAAGAGCACCGACATCACTATGCTCGGTCGGGCACGCCAAGTGCGCATCGGCAAAGAAGAGACCGTCATTGTCGACGGACACGGCTCTAAAGAAGAGATCGTCAAGCGCGTCAACCAAATCAAGGTGCAAATTGAAGAGTCCACTTCGGACTTCGATAAAGAGAAGCTGCAAGAGCGTCTCGCCAAGCTCTCTGGTGGCGTAGCTGTCATCCGCGTGGGTGCTGCCACTGAAGTTGAAATGAAAGAGAAGAAGCTTCGCATTGAGGACGCACTCTCTGCTACCCGCGCAGCTGTAGAAGAGGGCATCGTTCCCGGTGGCGGTATTACCTTGCTCAGCTCTATTGCCGCGCTGGATGCTATCGAAGCAACTGGTGACGTCAAGACCGGCGTAGACATTATTCGCCGTGCCCTCGAAGAGCCAGTTCGTCAAATTGCCAGCAACGCCGGCCTCGAAGGGTCTGTCATCGTGGGCAAAGCTAAGGAGCAAAAAGTTGGCTTCGGTCTCGACGCCCAGAACGGCACATGGGTTGATATGCGCGCGGCTGGTATCGTAGACCCGGCCAAGGTGGTGCGCAGCGCACTGCAAAACGCCGCCTCTATCGCCGCCCTTATCCTCACCACAGAGACCCTCATTGCCGATAAACCCGAACCAAAGTCTGCCTCCATGCCTAACCCAGGCATGGGCGGCATGGACATGATGTAA
- the groES gene encoding co-chaperone GroES: protein MKLQPLADRIVVKALDREEKTKSGIVLPETAKEKPQEGEVLAVGPGKMGEDGKRIVPEVKVGDKVVYSKYGGTEIKIDGVEYLILKESDVLAIVNKG, encoded by the coding sequence ATGAAGTTGCAACCACTAGCAGACAGGATCGTAGTTAAAGCTCTTGACCGCGAAGAAAAAACCAAGAGCGGTATCGTGTTGCCTGAAACTGCCAAGGAGAAGCCCCAAGAAGGCGAAGTTCTCGCTGTAGGGCCCGGCAAAATGGGCGAAGATGGCAAGCGCATTGTCCCCGAAGTAAAAGTGGGCGACAAGGTTGTCTATTCTAAGTACGGCGGCACCGAAATCAAGATAGACGGCGTGGAATACCTCATTCTTAAGGAATCAGACGTTCTCGCTATCGTCAACAAAGGCTAG
- a CDS encoding 5-formyltetrahydrofolate cyclo-ligase: MDKQVWRNKMQALRRQLSAENRAELSAVLCQMLMSALLCGQGSRVMAYLPIRGEVDLSPLLLTLEERGVEIVLPKVMGAGRIEPFLCPRSWHEHVQVATYGIREPSGDARQVETESLDYVLVPGLAFDREFYRLGYGGGYYDRFLPRLGPRAVTIGVAFAIQVVESLPHEEHDGRLDALITEQGLVWREAVPPA; encoded by the coding sequence ATGGATAAACAAGTCTGGCGAAACAAAATGCAAGCACTTCGCCGTCAGTTAAGCGCAGAAAACCGGGCCGAACTTAGTGCCGTACTTTGCCAAATGCTTATGTCGGCCCTACTTTGCGGCCAGGGAAGCAGGGTGATGGCCTACCTCCCCATACGTGGTGAAGTGGACTTAAGCCCCTTGCTCCTTACTCTCGAGGAACGAGGGGTAGAGATCGTGTTGCCGAAAGTCATGGGTGCGGGGCGCATAGAGCCCTTTCTCTGCCCGCGGTCCTGGCATGAGCACGTGCAGGTGGCCACTTACGGTATTCGCGAACCAAGTGGGGACGCGCGCCAAGTAGAGACAGAGTCACTTGACTATGTTCTCGTTCCTGGCCTGGCCTTTGACCGTGAATTTTACCGCCTTGGCTATGGCGGGGGGTACTACGACCGCTTCTTGCCCCGTTTGGGACCACGTGCGGTAACAATAGGGGTGGCCTTCGCTATACAAGTGGTCGAGAGCCTGCCACATGAAGAGCATGACGGAAGGCTCGACGCCCTCATCACGGAGCAAGGCCTAGTCTGGCGTGAAGCGGTGCCCCCTGCATAA
- the tsaD gene encoding tRNA (adenosine(37)-N6)-threonylcarbamoyltransferase complex transferase subunit TsaD, producing MREVILAVETSCDETSVAVLAEGKHILANIVASQVDVHQIYGGVVPEIASRQHIENISLVVDTALSTAGVSRKQLSAIGVTCGPGLVGALLVGVSYAKGLAYALDIPLIPVHHLEAHIYANFLLTEPPSLPLMCLIVSGGHADLVYMPRHGEFHLLGRTRDDAAGEAFDKIARVLGLPYPGGPHLENLASHGHAALAFPRAYLGPDSLDFSFSGLKSAVLNYINTSRQQGKDLVAADVAASFQAAVVEVLVERAIAAAKKVGSTNLCLAGGVSANKMLRRGLATAASSAGLQFFVPEFQYCTDNAAMVAMSAYHRWQGGVVADLSLNAAAVLPMTNWAT from the coding sequence ATGCGCGAAGTGATACTGGCTGTAGAAACCAGCTGCGATGAGACTTCGGTGGCCGTCCTAGCCGAAGGCAAGCACATTTTGGCGAACATCGTCGCCTCACAGGTAGATGTGCATCAAATTTACGGCGGTGTCGTGCCCGAGATTGCCTCACGCCAACACATTGAAAACATAAGCCTCGTGGTTGACACCGCGCTCTCTACAGCCGGGGTTAGCCGTAAGCAACTTTCGGCCATCGGGGTGACCTGTGGCCCGGGCCTCGTAGGGGCTCTCCTGGTCGGTGTTAGCTATGCCAAAGGGCTAGCCTACGCCCTAGACATACCCCTCATACCAGTGCATCATCTAGAGGCTCATATTTACGCTAACTTTCTCTTGACGGAGCCCCCGTCCCTGCCGCTGATGTGCCTCATAGTCTCCGGCGGACATGCCGACTTAGTCTACATGCCTCGCCACGGCGAGTTTCATTTGCTTGGGCGCACGCGAGACGATGCGGCGGGCGAGGCCTTTGATAAAATTGCCCGTGTCCTCGGTTTGCCGTACCCGGGTGGGCCGCATCTCGAAAATTTGGCCTCCCATGGTCATGCTGCGCTCGCCTTCCCGCGGGCTTACCTAGGTCCTGACAGCTTGGACTTTTCTTTCTCGGGGTTAAAGTCAGCGGTGTTAAACTATATAAATACGAGCAGGCAGCAGGGCAAAGACCTGGTCGCTGCCGATGTCGCGGCAAGTTTTCAGGCGGCTGTGGTCGAGGTGCTGGTGGAGAGGGCCATAGCGGCGGCGAAAAAAGTAGGCAGCACCAATTTATGTCTCGCAGGTGGGGTATCGGCTAATAAAATGCTGCGACGCGGACTTGCCACCGCAGCCAGTTCGGCGGGGTTACAGTTTTTTGTGCCGGAATTTCAGTACTGCACCGATAATGCCGCCATGGTGGCCATGTCGGCCTACCATCGCTGGCAGGGCGGCGTCGTGGCTGACTTGTCCCTTAATGCCGCAGCCGTACTGCCGATGACGAACTGGGCTACATAA
- the rimI gene encoding ribosomal protein S18-alanine N-acetyltransferase, translating into MSLVLSRMTESDIDEVLLIEQLSFPTPWSRQAFVGELTNNPLAIYLVGRIESRLVCYGGSWMFLGEAHITNIAVHPDFRGQGLGEAICLSLMAEAVELGIARMTLEVRAMNIVAQGLYRKLGFYSAGVRPGYYTDTKEDALIMWKDNLLPESCEDTQPCAK; encoded by the coding sequence ATGAGCCTTGTTCTTAGCCGCATGACCGAGAGTGATATTGACGAAGTCCTCTTGATAGAGCAATTGTCTTTTCCTACGCCTTGGTCGCGCCAAGCGTTCGTGGGTGAACTGACCAATAACCCGCTCGCCATCTACCTAGTCGGGCGGATTGAATCGCGCCTTGTTTGCTACGGCGGCTCCTGGATGTTCTTAGGGGAGGCGCATATCACCAATATCGCCGTGCACCCTGACTTTCGCGGGCAGGGCTTAGGTGAGGCCATCTGCCTCTCCTTGATGGCGGAAGCAGTAGAGCTCGGTATCGCCCGCATGACTTTAGAGGTTAGGGCGATGAACATCGTGGCGCAGGGCTTGTACCGCAAGTTAGGTTTCTATTCGGCGGGCGTCCGCCCCGGCTACTACACAGACACGAAAGAAGACGCCCTAATTATGTGGAAAGACAATCTTTTGCCAGAGAGCTGCGAGGACACACAACCATGCGCGAAGTGA
- the tsaB gene encoding tRNA (adenosine(37)-N6)-threonylcarbamoyltransferase complex dimerization subunit type 1 TsaB — translation MPILCFDTTTKVASVAVVEGDAVLCEVSLGHVESHAARLLPMVDFALRQANVKRQDIKQIAVGAGPGSFTGLRIGLSLAKGLAEGLAVPLVLLSTLEVLAQAASLHPGVVIPLLDAQRQEYYAAAFKCGQGEFTRLSPDMVVKKEEFAVWAHSFASPVLLTGEAAPLAEHATGFFVARAFLSAPRAAIVGILSQGRTPTDPKCALPNYIRTSSAQPKKGGLS, via the coding sequence ATGCCAATCCTCTGTTTCGACACCACGACCAAGGTAGCCTCTGTCGCTGTGGTAGAAGGCGATGCTGTGCTCTGCGAAGTAAGTCTAGGCCATGTGGAGAGCCATGCCGCCCGCCTCCTACCAATGGTCGACTTTGCCCTGCGGCAGGCCAATGTCAAGAGGCAGGATATTAAACAGATTGCCGTCGGCGCAGGGCCCGGCTCTTTTACCGGCCTCCGCATTGGGCTTAGTCTTGCTAAAGGCCTAGCGGAGGGCTTAGCTGTGCCCTTGGTCTTACTCTCTACGCTCGAGGTCTTGGCCCAAGCAGCTTCTCTTCACCCCGGCGTGGTCATTCCGCTCTTAGACGCGCAGCGGCAAGAATACTATGCGGCAGCTTTTAAGTGCGGGCAGGGTGAATTTACGCGTCTGTCACCTGACATGGTGGTCAAGAAAGAAGAGTTCGCCGTCTGGGCACATTCGTTTGCCTCCCCGGTGCTTTTGACGGGTGAAGCCGCCCCTTTGGCAGAGCATGCTACAGGGTTTTTTGTGGCCAGAGCTTTTCTCTCTGCCCCGCGTGCTGCCATAGTAGGAATTTTGAGTCAAGGGCGTACACCTACGGATCCGAAATGTGCCCTGCCCAACTACATTCGCACTTCCTCCGCACAGCCGAAGAAGGGAGGCCTATCATGA
- the tsaE gene encoding tRNA (adenosine(37)-N6)-threonylcarbamoyltransferase complex ATPase subunit type 1 TsaE, producing MGRELGQRLIGGMVIILRGDLGAGKTSFAQGVAEGLGVSLPVTSPTFALIQLYEGRHLNLVHCDFYRLKSPQEALDIGFLEYQTARNVVLVEWGDAFRELMPGDVLTLDMIYTEAGRKIHLEQVASKYQAIIDEWVQACQSSVSTPRPR from the coding sequence ATGGGACGAGAGTTAGGGCAGCGTCTCATAGGCGGGATGGTCATAATTTTGCGCGGCGACTTAGGGGCGGGCAAGACTTCTTTTGCGCAGGGCGTAGCCGAGGGCTTAGGGGTAAGCTTGCCGGTAACTTCGCCTACTTTTGCTTTAATCCAGCTCTATGAGGGCCGCCACCTTAACTTGGTGCACTGTGACTTTTACCGACTAAAATCCCCGCAAGAAGCTCTAGATATCGGTTTCTTAGAGTACCAGACTGCACGCAATGTGGTCCTGGTAGAATGGGGAGACGCCTTCAGGGAGCTTATGCCAGGTGATGTGCTGACGCTTGACATGATTTATACCGAGGCGGGGCGTAAGATTCACCTCGAGCAGGTAGCATCAAAATACCAAGCAATAATAGACGAGTGGGTGCAGGCATGCCAATCCTCTGTTTCGACACCACGACCAAGGTAG
- the thiL gene encoding thiamine-phosphate kinase, producing MELKDLGEFGLIKRLLANQPTAVGVIVPPGDDAAVLEITPGQRVVLTCDCMVEDVHFLAKASGYDVGYKLLASNISDIAAMGGVPRYAVVTLVAHVATAVAWLDDLYAGLRACALEYGVAVVGGDTSRGDKVMLSVALLGEVAPFRELLRSSAKPGDLVCVTGPLGGSAAGLEVVLGKASPPERLAEEALARHYRPRPQVAAGLLIASLGGRCANDISDGLASEAHEVAAASAVEIEIDSAKVPQTEATVYIANAVGKDPLDFAFYGGEDYELLFTVPEHTWLEVQAALPTARVVGLVRAGQGVFVRRGENIRPLARGYTHFR from the coding sequence GTGGAACTTAAGGACTTAGGCGAATTTGGCTTAATTAAGCGCCTCCTGGCTAATCAGCCTACGGCGGTGGGGGTTATCGTCCCCCCCGGGGATGACGCGGCGGTGCTCGAAATTACCCCGGGGCAGAGGGTTGTCTTGACTTGTGATTGCATGGTTGAAGACGTGCATTTTTTGGCTAAGGCCAGTGGCTACGACGTAGGATACAAGCTGTTGGCGAGCAATATAAGTGACATTGCCGCCATGGGGGGCGTGCCGCGCTACGCAGTGGTCACCTTGGTAGCTCACGTCGCGACTGCGGTAGCCTGGCTAGATGATCTTTATGCTGGGTTACGGGCCTGCGCTTTAGAATACGGAGTGGCTGTAGTGGGCGGCGATACTAGTCGTGGCGATAAAGTAATGCTGAGCGTAGCCTTGCTCGGCGAAGTCGCGCCTTTTAGGGAGCTCTTGCGTAGTAGTGCTAAGCCTGGTGACTTAGTATGTGTTACCGGGCCTCTTGGCGGCAGTGCCGCAGGGTTAGAGGTAGTCTTAGGCAAGGCTAGCCCGCCAGAGCGCCTCGCAGAGGAGGCGTTAGCCCGTCATTACCGGCCTCGCCCCCAGGTTGCGGCCGGCTTGCTTATCGCCTCGCTTGGCGGTCGCTGCGCTAACGACATTAGCGATGGCTTGGCCAGCGAAGCGCATGAGGTGGCTGCAGCCAGTGCCGTAGAGATAGAGATTGACAGCGCGAAAGTGCCGCAAACAGAGGCTACAGTCTATATTGCCAACGCCGTTGGTAAAGACCCCTTGGATTTCGCCTTCTATGGCGGCGAGGACTACGAGCTCTTGTTCACTGTGCCGGAGCATACTTGGCTAGAGGTGCAGGCTGCCCTGCCTACAGCCCGTGTTGTGGGGCTGGTGCGGGCAGGGCAAGGTGTCTTTGTGCGCCGCGGCGAAAATATCAGGCCGCTCGCGCGGGGGTATACTCATTTCAGATAG
- a CDS encoding MATE family efflux transporter produces MTGASTTGVSHRAISHPLSLHELGHEPHSGEIQSQVLRLALPAMVEQILMTLVSMVDMMMVGSLGASAIAAVGLSNQPMFAAQALFSAVTVGNTAVIARLMGARNVDGANHAARQSFMLAIVMSLLLTVFVLVAAPFIISFMGAEPDVAPIAITYTRIVGLSLLFSLATVILNGVLRGAGDMKTPMRVNVVANLINLVGNYLLIFGHFGFPALGVAGAGYATLFSRAIALFMVVGVFFSGKFVLRLRLTDCWRPDFTVMRRILRVGLPASGEQLIMRVGMMLFARIVAGLGTVPYAAHLLAINIEGLSFTPGMGFAMASTTLVGQGLGAERPDLAKKLGLESRRIAMLFMGTVGIIIFIFPHQLLGLYTSDPEVIRLGTICLRIIALVQPMMASNFVMMGSLRGAGDTRFVMLITIAGIWLVRLSLATLLVHHLGLGLTGAWIAMSLDQTTRGAFAYWRFSHGGWQQARV; encoded by the coding sequence ATGACAGGAGCCTCGACCACAGGAGTCTCGCACAGGGCCATCTCTCATCCGCTTTCCTTGCATGAGCTAGGCCATGAGCCACACAGTGGAGAGATACAGTCTCAAGTTTTACGCCTCGCCCTGCCTGCCATGGTGGAGCAAATACTCATGACCCTAGTGAGTATGGTAGACATGATGATGGTCGGTAGCCTTGGGGCAAGTGCTATCGCCGCGGTGGGTCTCAGTAATCAACCCATGTTCGCTGCGCAAGCGCTTTTTTCTGCGGTTACCGTTGGCAACACTGCTGTCATTGCCAGGCTGATGGGGGCGCGCAATGTAGATGGTGCCAATCATGCGGCACGCCAGTCCTTCATGTTGGCGATAGTGATGTCACTCCTGCTCACTGTCTTTGTTCTCGTTGCCGCACCATTTATCATAAGCTTTATGGGTGCAGAGCCTGACGTTGCGCCCATCGCCATAACCTACACCAGGATTGTCGGGCTCAGTCTGTTGTTTTCGCTCGCCACGGTAATCTTAAACGGTGTGCTGCGTGGAGCGGGTGATATGAAAACGCCGATGCGGGTCAACGTCGTTGCTAATCTCATCAATTTAGTGGGCAACTACCTCCTCATCTTCGGGCACTTTGGCTTTCCGGCCCTCGGAGTAGCGGGAGCAGGTTATGCCACTTTGTTTAGCCGCGCCATCGCTCTTTTTATGGTCGTGGGGGTGTTCTTCTCCGGCAAGTTTGTGCTACGTCTGCGTTTAACGGACTGTTGGCGCCCCGACTTTACGGTCATGCGCCGCATCTTGCGCGTCGGATTGCCTGCCTCAGGGGAACAGCTCATTATGCGCGTAGGCATGATGCTCTTCGCGCGCATTGTGGCAGGTCTAGGCACAGTGCCGTACGCTGCGCACCTGCTCGCTATTAATATCGAAGGTCTGTCTTTTACACCGGGCATGGGGTTTGCCATGGCCTCCACCACACTGGTGGGGCAGGGCCTTGGGGCGGAGCGTCCAGATTTAGCAAAGAAGTTAGGCTTAGAATCGCGCCGCATAGCCATGCTCTTTATGGGTACCGTGGGAATAATTATATTCATATTTCCGCATCAGTTGCTAGGTCTTTACACTAGCGACCCCGAGGTAATTCGTCTCGGCACGATCTGCTTGCGCATCATCGCCCTCGTGCAGCCGATGATGGCCTCTAACTTCGTGATGATGGGGTCACTGCGTGGCGCAGGCGACACGCGCTTCGTCATGCTTATTACGATTGCAGGCATCTGGCTAGTGCGGTTGAGTCTCGCCACACTCCTCGTCCATCACTTAGGTCTAGGCCTGACGGGCGCATGGATTGCTATGTCCCTCGATCAGACGACACGTGGCGCGTTTGCCTACTGGCGCTTTAGTCATGGAGGTTGGCAGCAGGCGCGGGTCTAG
- a CDS encoding DMT family transporter codes for MTTRTLPQWQANLALFGVTIVWGATFVVVKDAIGTITPFYFLAGRFSLAALVLALIPGTVRGLLPHWRLVIAPSLMMTSGFALQTLGLQFTTASRAGFITGLSVILVPLIVSLYSRAWPPRQVTLGVTLAALGLFFLSGTGRDPFNFGDALVLGCALSFALQIITIGRRAKELNPLSFALGMTGVAATLFSSLALTLESPPTSFPPELFFALGMTAFLATALAFYVQCRMQQFTSATHTALIFSAEPVFAAVFGYLVAGERLGALGVLGGAMIVLGIVLAELRPLPAARPA; via the coding sequence ATGACGACTAGGACACTGCCACAGTGGCAGGCTAATCTCGCTTTGTTTGGTGTCACCATCGTGTGGGGCGCTACTTTTGTGGTTGTCAAAGACGCCATCGGCACTATTACGCCATTTTATTTTCTCGCCGGCCGCTTTAGTCTGGCGGCACTCGTGCTGGCACTCATTCCCGGCACGGTGCGGGGGCTACTCCCCCACTGGCGGTTAGTAATCGCGCCTAGCCTCATGATGACCTCTGGCTTTGCCTTGCAGACCTTGGGCCTGCAATTTACGACAGCCTCACGCGCTGGCTTTATTACTGGCTTGTCGGTGATATTGGTGCCGCTCATCGTAAGCCTCTATAGTCGCGCTTGGCCGCCCCGGCAAGTTACGCTCGGGGTGACACTGGCCGCGCTCGGGCTATTTTTTCTTAGCGGTACTGGTCGCGACCCGTTTAACTTCGGTGACGCCCTAGTTCTTGGATGTGCGCTGAGTTTTGCCTTGCAGATAATCACCATCGGCAGGCGCGCCAAAGAGCTCAACCCTCTCTCGTTTGCCCTAGGGATGACCGGAGTCGCGGCCACTCTTTTTAGTTCGCTAGCTTTAACCCTAGAGAGCCCTCCGACTAGTTTTCCCCCTGAGCTGTTCTTCGCCCTCGGCATGACTGCCTTCTTAGCCACGGCGCTCGCTTTTTATGTGCAGTGCCGCATGCAGCAGTTTACCAGCGCAACGCATACCGCCCTAATTTTTTCGGCTGAGCCTGTCTTTGCCGCTGTCTTTGGCTACCTCGTGGCAGGCGAAAGACTAGGCGCCCTAGGTGTACTCGGCGGCGCCATGATTGTGCTCGGCATTGTCTTGGCAGAACTGCGACCTCTGCCCGCCGCTCGCCCCGCTTAG
- a CDS encoding ABC transporter permease produces MSLLLGLVYRELKLYTQSPTNVALSLATPVIYALLLSTALGRAVGDVIHNGNPISYAAFAVPGLAVLALLTSSMSNSQSLFQERDSGMLLEIMSCPISPRTYVLAKYFGTTIVATCHGLLLLGSTTLLFGLRWDVLRWLAALIGLPLGSILIVSVYLLICGLVKSLQTFLIAMNLLSMVMMFASTIFTPQDAFVWPLNLLVMINPVTISAEMMRSIMLSPATEWIGALAQVTALGTLLTIGAVRILEHKFKQL; encoded by the coding sequence GTGAGCCTTCTATTAGGGCTAGTATACCGTGAGCTTAAATTGTACACGCAATCACCGACGAATGTCGCCCTGTCTCTAGCTACTCCAGTGATCTACGCGCTTTTGCTTTCCACTGCCTTGGGTCGAGCTGTAGGGGACGTTATCCACAATGGTAATCCCATTTCCTATGCAGCATTTGCCGTTCCCGGCCTTGCCGTTCTCGCGCTCTTGACCAGCAGCATGTCCAACTCACAATCGCTATTCCAGGAACGAGATTCGGGGATGCTCCTTGAGATAATGTCATGTCCGATCTCGCCGCGGACGTATGTGCTGGCCAAGTATTTTGGTACTACGATCGTTGCCACCTGCCATGGTCTTCTGTTGCTTGGCTCGACGACTCTGTTGTTTGGATTGCGGTGGGATGTTCTGCGGTGGCTTGCTGCCTTAATCGGGTTACCATTAGGGAGTATTCTTATTGTGTCAGTTTATCTTCTAATATGTGGGTTGGTGAAGTCACTGCAAACCTTCCTAATCGCCATGAACCTGTTATCGATGGTGATGATGTTTGCATCAACAATCTTCACACCGCAAGATGCATTCGTATGGCCCCTAAATCTGTTAGTAATGATAAATCCCGTGACGATCAGCGCTGAGATGATGAGGTCTATTATGCTCAGTCCCGCCACTGAATGGATAGGTGCCTTGGCACAAGTGACAGCACTGGGTACATTGCTCACTATTGGGGCGGTGCGGATTCTTGAGCACAAGTTCAAACAGCTGTAG